From the Alloalcanivorax dieselolei B5 genome, one window contains:
- a CDS encoding branched-chain amino acid ABC transporter permease — MLEIILFSLLNGILYGLLLFMLSSGLTLIFSMMGVLNFAHASFYMLGAYFAYTLGMHTGFWAALILAPILVGAVGSLVERFGLRRVHANGHVAELLFTFGLAYVIDELVQLTWGTVAVPYREPDYLREPLFTLFGTDYSIFRGVVILISILMFVALWYLLKKTRVGMMIRAALTHGAMVGHLGHNVPRLFMLVFGFGCALAGLAGVIGGPLLATEPGMAATLGPIVFVVVVVGGMGSLPGAFYASLLIGLLQTFFVAIDASVADILGIFGLQIDPYGEVARITLANLAPMTPFILLVLMLIFRPRGLMGELEP, encoded by the coding sequence ATGCTCGAAATTATCCTCTTTTCCCTGCTGAACGGTATTTTGTACGGTCTTTTGCTGTTCATGCTGTCCAGTGGCCTCACCCTGATCTTCTCCATGATGGGGGTGCTTAACTTCGCCCATGCCAGTTTCTATATGCTGGGTGCCTATTTTGCTTACACCCTGGGCATGCATACCGGGTTCTGGGCGGCTCTTATCCTGGCCCCCATCCTGGTGGGCGCGGTAGGTAGTCTGGTGGAGCGTTTCGGTCTGCGCCGGGTGCACGCCAACGGCCACGTGGCGGAGCTGCTTTTTACCTTCGGTCTGGCCTATGTCATCGACGAACTGGTGCAACTCACCTGGGGCACGGTGGCGGTGCCATACCGCGAGCCGGACTATTTGCGTGAGCCCCTGTTCACCCTGTTCGGTACCGACTACTCCATTTTCCGTGGCGTGGTCATCCTGATTTCCATTTTGATGTTCGTGGCGCTGTGGTACTTGCTGAAGAAAACCCGGGTCGGCATGATGATCCGCGCCGCCCTGACCCATGGCGCCATGGTCGGCCATCTGGGGCATAACGTACCGCGGCTGTTCATGTTGGTGTTCGGTTTCGGCTGCGCCCTGGCCGGGCTCGCCGGGGTGATCGGTGGCCCTCTGCTGGCCACGGAACCGGGCATGGCGGCCACTCTGGGACCGATTGTGTTCGTGGTGGTCGTGGTGGGCGGTATGGGCTCGTTGCCCGGTGCCTTCTATGCCTCTTTGCTGATCGGTCTGCTGCAGACCTTCTTCGTGGCTATCGATGCCTCCGTCGCCGACATCCTCGGCATTTTCGGATTGCAGATCGACCCGTACGGCGAAGTGGCGCGTATCACCCTGGCCAACCTGGCTCCGATGACACCATTCATTCTGCTGGTGCTGATGCTGATCTTCCGGCCCCGCGGTCTGATGGGAGAGCTTGAACCATGA
- a CDS encoding ABC transporter ATP-binding protein, with amino-acid sequence MSALNIKGLKKQFGPAEVICGVDLVVEKNEVHAVIGPNGAGKSTFFNLLSGAFPPTSGEIQLYGERIDGLSPEKIQQRGLSRSFQVSNVFGNLSVFENLRCACFKQSRAGYVFWRSAARVREANRRAEEVLEMIGLQALRDVPAGSLPYASQRALEIGMTIACDAPVVLLDEPTAGMSNTETAQAIKLIRQVAEGRTLMIVEHDMGVVFELADRISVLVYGKIIATGKPEDIRNDPKVREAYLGEEAA; translated from the coding sequence ATGAGCGCCTTGAATATCAAGGGGTTGAAGAAGCAGTTCGGCCCCGCGGAAGTCATCTGTGGCGTGGATCTGGTGGTGGAAAAGAACGAGGTTCACGCTGTGATCGGCCCCAACGGGGCCGGTAAATCCACGTTCTTCAATCTGCTTTCCGGCGCTTTTCCTCCGACCAGCGGGGAAATCCAGTTGTACGGTGAACGTATCGACGGTCTGTCGCCGGAGAAGATCCAGCAACGAGGGCTGTCCCGTTCCTTCCAGGTCAGCAACGTGTTCGGCAATCTCAGTGTGTTCGAGAACCTGCGCTGCGCCTGCTTCAAGCAAAGCCGTGCCGGTTACGTGTTCTGGCGTTCGGCGGCGCGGGTGCGCGAAGCCAATCGGCGTGCCGAGGAAGTGCTGGAGATGATCGGCTTGCAGGCGCTGCGTGATGTACCGGCGGGTTCTTTGCCGTATGCCAGCCAGCGTGCCCTGGAAATCGGTATGACCATTGCCTGCGACGCACCGGTGGTGCTGCTGGATGAGCCCACGGCGGGCATGAGCAACACCGAGACCGCCCAGGCCATCAAGCTGATTCGCCAGGTGGCCGAAGGCCGGACCCTGATGATCGTGGAGCACGATATGGGGGTGGTGTTCGAGCTGGCCGACCGTATTTCGGTACTGGTGTACGGCAAGATCATCGCCACCGGCAAACCGGAGGATATTCGCAATGATCCGAAGGTGCGGGAAGCTTATCTCGGCGAGGAGGCGGCATGA
- a CDS encoding branched-chain amino acid ABC transporter permease yields MSDDMTATMTRSNQRFALRGLVPWLVFAAVLLILPFIFTDGFSFTLMNAIGINIVFALSYNMLLGQGGMLSFGHAVFFGLGSYAAMHAMIAIDDASYAGEGFWAHVPVVAMPLIGMIGGGLVALVLGWPFCRRAGTAFAMITLGLGEMIAAAGQMFPSVFGGEAGIYGNRMVGPQWFGLELAQAADVYWFIAFWTFAGVLAMWAFTRTPLGRLSNAVRDNADRLQFIGYQPRNIRFLVFIASGSFGGLAGGMAAVNYEIITPESLGLIPSGLALLMAAVGGLGVFYGPIVGAVLVTLMNSLLSDYSDASILYVGLIFLSIVMFAPRGLGGGIEHVRTAYREGSLARRLPGWLGGAAAVLLIALGLIIVIEMLFAGHGGGDTVDVFGIQFQAGGATGWLTGVVALVVGVLVMRATRKNREVNA; encoded by the coding sequence ATGAGTGACGACATGACTGCTACCATGACCCGCTCCAATCAACGTTTTGCCCTGCGCGGGCTGGTGCCGTGGCTGGTATTCGCCGCGGTGCTGTTGATCCTGCCTTTCATCTTTACCGATGGCTTCAGCTTCACGCTGATGAACGCCATCGGCATCAATATCGTCTTCGCCCTGTCGTACAATATGCTGTTGGGCCAGGGCGGCATGCTGTCCTTTGGTCACGCGGTGTTTTTTGGTCTGGGCAGCTACGCCGCCATGCACGCGATGATCGCCATCGACGACGCCTCCTATGCCGGCGAAGGCTTCTGGGCGCATGTGCCGGTGGTCGCCATGCCGCTGATCGGCATGATCGGCGGCGGCCTGGTGGCGCTGGTGTTGGGCTGGCCGTTCTGCCGCCGCGCTGGTACCGCCTTCGCCATGATTACGCTCGGGCTCGGCGAGATGATCGCCGCCGCTGGTCAGATGTTCCCTTCGGTGTTCGGCGGCGAAGCGGGTATCTATGGCAATCGCATGGTCGGACCGCAATGGTTCGGTCTGGAGTTGGCGCAGGCGGCGGACGTGTATTGGTTCATCGCATTCTGGACCTTCGCCGGCGTATTGGCCATGTGGGCATTCACCCGCACGCCTCTGGGGCGCTTGTCCAACGCCGTGCGTGATAACGCCGATCGTTTGCAGTTCATCGGTTACCAGCCACGTAACATTCGCTTTCTGGTATTCATCGCATCCGGCTCCTTTGGCGGGCTGGCTGGCGGCATGGCGGCGGTGAACTACGAGATCATCACGCCGGAATCGCTGGGCCTGATTCCCTCTGGCCTGGCGTTGCTGATGGCCGCGGTGGGTGGTCTGGGTGTGTTTTATGGTCCGATCGTCGGTGCGGTGCTGGTGACGCTGATGAACTCATTGCTGAGCGATTACTCGGATGCCTCCATTTTGTATGTGGGACTGATCTTCCTGTCCATCGTGATGTTCGCCCCGCGTGGTCTGGGCGGCGGTATCGAGCATGTGCGGACCGCTTATCGTGAAGGCAGCCTGGCGCGGCGTCTGCCTGGCTGGCTCGGAGGCGCCGCGGCGGTGCTGTTGATCGCCCTGGGCCTGATTATCGTCATCGAAATGCTGTTCGCCGGCCATGGCGGCGGCGATACCGTGGACGTCTTCGGCATCCAGTTCCAGGCCGGTGGTGCCACTGGCTGGCTGACCGGCGTGGTGGCCCTGGTGGTCGGTGTGCTGGTAATGCGAGCGACCAGGAAAAATCGGGAGGTGAACGCATGA
- a CDS encoding branched-chain amino acid ABC transporter substrate-binding protein encodes MLKPVRTLVTASLLLAGSAVSAAETVKLALIDPLTGPMAAAGQPAFEHLKLEAERINANGGLNGAKLEIVGLDNKVNPQESLVQLQKAINDGVQLVTQGNGSSVASALITSVEKHNRRNPGKEVLYLNYAAVDPAFTNERCSYWHFRFDANADMKMNALTNYIANNEDIHKVYLINQDYSFGHAVSKSAQEMLKQKRPDIEIVGNDFHPLAKVKDFTPYVSKIQASGADAVISGNWGQDITLLVKAAAEFGLKAPFYTYYGASSGVVTQLGDKGVDRIYQINEYYGDFEDPEMAKRQVEMYEKTNWDFYYLRLSTMLDMLKAAADKAGSTDPKDLAKALEGLSIETPTGEVTMRAEDHQIQLPMFISVMKDGMKYGAEGTDYNFHKVAEIARDDVTLPTTCRMRRPN; translated from the coding sequence ATGTTGAAGCCCGTTCGTACCCTCGTCACCGCCTCCTTGCTGCTGGCAGGTAGTGCCGTCAGCGCCGCGGAGACGGTGAAACTCGCTTTGATCGACCCGCTAACCGGCCCTATGGCCGCCGCCGGCCAGCCGGCGTTCGAGCACCTCAAGCTTGAAGCTGAACGTATCAACGCCAATGGCGGCCTGAATGGCGCCAAATTGGAAATCGTTGGCCTGGATAACAAGGTCAACCCGCAGGAGAGCCTGGTACAACTGCAGAAGGCCATCAACGATGGCGTCCAACTGGTGACCCAGGGTAACGGTTCCTCCGTTGCGTCCGCGCTGATTACTTCCGTGGAGAAACACAACCGCCGTAACCCGGGCAAGGAAGTGTTGTATCTGAACTACGCGGCGGTGGACCCGGCTTTCACCAATGAGCGCTGTTCCTACTGGCATTTCCGTTTCGACGCCAACGCGGACATGAAGATGAACGCGCTGACCAACTACATCGCCAACAATGAAGATATCCACAAAGTCTATCTGATCAACCAGGACTACAGCTTCGGTCATGCGGTTTCCAAGTCCGCCCAGGAAATGCTGAAGCAGAAGCGTCCGGATATCGAAATCGTTGGCAATGACTTCCACCCGCTGGCCAAGGTCAAGGACTTCACTCCGTATGTGTCCAAGATTCAGGCTTCCGGCGCCGACGCGGTGATTTCAGGCAACTGGGGGCAGGACATCACCCTGCTGGTGAAAGCGGCCGCCGAATTCGGTCTGAAAGCGCCGTTTTACACCTACTACGGTGCGAGCTCCGGCGTGGTGACCCAGTTGGGTGACAAGGGCGTGGACCGGATCTATCAAATCAACGAGTACTACGGTGATTTCGAAGATCCGGAGATGGCCAAGCGTCAAGTGGAGATGTACGAGAAAACCAATTGGGATTTCTACTATCTGCGGTTGAGCACCATGCTCGACATGCTCAAGGCCGCCGCTGACAAAGCCGGCTCCACCGATCCGAAGGATCTGGCCAAGGCGTTGGAAGGCCTGAGCATTGAAACTCCCACCGGTGAAGTGACCATGCGGGCCGAGGATCACCAGATCCAGTTGCCGATGTTCATTTCGGTGATGAAAGACGGCATGAAGTACGGCGCGGAAGGCACGGACTACAACTTCCACAAGGTCGCGGAGATTGCTCGTGACGACGTGACCCTGCCCACCACTTGCCGCATGCGCCGTCCCAACTAA